The genomic region ATCGCCGGGGCCGCCATCCCGCTGTTGTTTTCCAGGGATTTCAATGGGGCGATGACGCCCGCGGCCTTGAACAGCCAGGGCGAAAGACATTCCTCACCGTTTGCCGCGGGTCTGGCCGGCGAATCCGGTAAAGACAATATTTTGACATCCGGACATGACTCGCTTTCCGCTTTGGAGGTGGCCCGGCGGGTTATGGAAAATGATTATCCCGCGTCAGCGGTTGCCGGGAGTCTCAATCGGCCGCAATCCGGGCGGCCGGCGCGAAGCGGGTTTCCCTTGCAACCGTTGCCAGCCGGTACCGGGCATCTGGCCGGGCCGTTTCCTCCCCCCACTGTTGCCGGCAGCAGCGCCGGGGTAACATTGTTGTCCGGCGTACAGCCGGCGGACGGTGCGCGGCCGGCCCTTGTCCCTGGCAATGTTCCGTCCGGCCATGGCCCGGCCCCAGGCCAGCGGAACCAGATTGACGCCGCTGTTTTTCAGGCTGCCGGCGATTCTCCGGCCCGGCGGCTGGGAACCCCGCCCACCCCGGTCCCCACTGTTGCCGGGCTGGAATCGCGGCCGGCCGGCCCGTTCGAGCAGGCTCCACGGCCTGCCGGGGAAGAGCCGCCGGGCCCCGCGGGCCGGGAGTTGACCACTGTTTTGCCGGCAGCCGCGGCCTTGTCCGGCAACGGGCCCAGGCCCGGCCCAGGCCCGGCCCATCCGCCGTTGCATCCGAACCATGGCCTGACCGGTCCTGACCGCCGAATCATTGACCAACTGGTGAACCGGGTGATCTTTTCCCGTTCAAACCAGGGTACCAGCCTGGTCCTGACCCTTCATCCCAGGGAACTCGGCGAGGTCCGTATTGAACTGGTCGCTGACAAGGACGGCCTGCAGGCGCATCTCTATTCCCGGAACCAGCAGGTCCAGGATGTCCTGGAAAGGCACCTGCCCCGGTTGCGCGAGGCCTTTGAGCAGCAGGGGCTGAAGATACATGATCTCCAGGTCGGCGGCGATGCCCGCCGTGACGCTGATACCGGTTCCAGGCCCGATCAGGGGCCATCCTATTATTCCCGGCCCGGTGTTGCCCCGGCCGTTGCCGCGGCCAACAGGGCCGAACCGGATCGGCCGGTTGAACCGTTCCCGGTTGCCACCGGCTGGTCAGGCGTGTCAGGCTTCAGCCTGCGAATATAGAAATTCAAGAAGGAGGTAAAAGCTGATGGTGGTCAGTGTAGCTGATATCGCGCCTGCCGGCGCTTCGAGTAACGGAACCATTGCCAGTGGTTCGATTCTGGGCAAGGATCAGTTCCTGCAACTCCTGGTGGCCCAGTTACAGAACCAGGACCCGCTAAAACCCCTTGACCCGACGGAGTTTACCGCGCAGTTGGCCCAGTTCAGTTCCCTTGAGCAGTTGTTCAGCGCCAACGAGAGTCTCTCCCGGATGGTCCAGGCCAGCCGGGATAATCAGGAACTGGGCCGGTTGTCGGCCGTGGGGCTGATCGGCCGCCGGGTCGAGGTCGCTGGGGCGGATTTTCATTACCGCGACACCCCGGTCGAGTTCGGGTATACCCTTGACGCCCCGGCGGCAGCGGTCAGGGCGCGGATCCTGGACTCCAGCGGCCAGGTGGTGGCGGTCCTGCCGCAGGACCAGACCGGCCCGGGCCGCCATTATTCCTCCTGGGACGGAGACGGACTGGCCGGGCGCTCCCTGCCGCCCGGGGATTACCGGCTGCAGGTGGAGCGGGTCGACAGGGAATCGGCCACCGCTGTTCCAACCCGGATCCGGGGGGTGGTGGCTGGTGTGGATCTGGACAGCCAGGGCAGTATCCTGGCGACCAGTGCCGGCGAGTTCGGCCTGGCGGAGGTCGTAAGCGTGACGGATTGATGGTAAGTGATCACAGGCACCCCATCTTCGCACGATCGCTCCTGCCCGCATAGGCGGACTATAGCGGCCGGTCACGCTTGCGCAAATCTGCGGCACCTGTGGTCACTTACAGGTTTGGGGGTAATAATATCACAGAGTTATACACCCAGTGATCAGTTACGATTGATGAAATGGTGCCGGTACCACTTGTAACCGGTTGGTTTCGCACAGTGGCATTTGAAAAAGTTGAGCTTTTTACGAGTTCATCAAAATTGTCGGTCTCGCAACAACCCGCTCGACGGAGGTGATTCGTCTTGTAACTTGTTGATTTTATTGGGTGGCATTTGAAGCCTTTCGGGTTGTTACGAGTTCATCAAAATTAACGGAGGACAATCATGGGCATTCTATCTTCTCTCTACAGTGGTGTCAGCGGCCTTGCCATTAATGCCAACGCCATGAGCGTGATCGGCAACAACATCGCCAACAACAACACCATCGGCTTCAAGACCGGGCGGATGCTCTTTTCCGACCTGCTCTCCAGTTCGGTGTCCGGTTCCGGCGGCACCAGCCAGGTGGGCCGCGGGGTCGGCTTTTCCTGCATTGACAACATCTTCAGCCAGGGAACCCTGGAAAATACCGAGCAGAATACTGACCTGGCCATTGAGGGCGATGGCTTCTTCATGGTCAAGGAACCGATCACCGGCGGTACTCTTTATACCCGGGCCGGGGCCTTTCGCTTTAACGCCGACGGCTATCTGACCAACCCGGAAGGGCTGCACGTCCAGGGCTATGCGCTGAACAGCCTCGGCAATATCTCCGGCGCCTTGACCGATATCCAGGTGGACACCATGTCCCTGAGCGCGCCCAAGGAGACCGAAAACATCGCGCTGGCGACTAATCTCGATTCCGGTGCGCCCTACCTGGGGCCGTTCGATGTCCTGGATCCGAGCAATACCAGCAACTACGCCAACTCCCTCAATATCTACGATTCCCTGGGCAATGCGCACCTGCTGCAGACCTATTTCACCAAAATGGACCCGGCGACCAATCCCCTGGAATGGGAGTGGAACGCGACCGTGGATGGCGCCGAACTGGGCGGGGCCGCCGGCCCGGTGGTGGTGGGCAGCGGTACGTTGCTTTTTGATATCAACGGTGAGATGACCGCGGCCAATCCCCCGACCCAGTCGACCCTGGCGGGCGTGCTGACCTGGGACAACAATTCCGATCAGACCCAGCAACTCGATCTGACGTTCAAAACCACCCAGTACTCCAGCGCCTCGGTGGTGATTTCCCAGTCCCAGGACGGCTACACCACCGGCAGCATCGCCCAGTTGTCCATTGACAACCAGGGCAATGTCCTGGGCAACTACTCAAACGGCCAGCCCCGCAAGCTATTTCAGCTCGCCCTGGCCAGGTTCAGCAACCCGGCCGGCCTGGTAAAGCAGGGGAACAACATGTTCGCCGACGGCACCGAGTCGGGTAACGCCATTGTCGGCACCGTTGGTTCCGGCATCGGCAAGATCTTTACCAATGCCCTTGAACAGTCCAACGTGGACATTGCCCAGGAGTTCATCAACATGATCACGGTCCAACGCGGTTTTCAGGCCAGTTCGAAGATCATCACCACCACCGACGAGATGCTCAACGACCTGATCAATCTCAAGCGTTAGGGCTGGTCAAATTTTTGACTTGTTCGGGCCGGTCTTTCGAGACCGGCCCTTTTTTTTATCGTCGCGGGTGTAACCTGCTGTAAACAGGTGGATGTTTTTTTACGGAAAGCATGGCACACGGTTTGCTATTCCCCTCCGGGAATGATCTTCTCCCTCTTGCGGGGGTGATACTACTTTTGTCGGTCTCGCAACAACCCGCTCGACGGACGTGATTCGTCTTGTAACTTGTTGATTTTATTGGGTGGCATTTGAAGCCTTTCGGGTTGTTACGAGTTCATCACTTTTAAGGTAAGGCATTTATGGATCTGTCCACCCTCCTGGGAATCGTTGCATCATTTACCTTGATGATCCTGGCCATTCTGTCGGGCGGCTCGATTTTTCTGTTTTTCAATGTCCCGTCGGTGATCATCGTGGTCGGGGCCACGATCGGTTCGACCTTTATCCATTATCCGTTCCGGGATATCTTCGGGGCCGCCGCAGTGTGCAAGAAGGCATTTTTTCATCGTGAGCCGACCCTGCGGGAAACGGTTGCGCAACTGGTCCGTTTTGCCGGCAAGGCCCGCAAGGAAGGGATACTCGCCCTGCAGGAGGTGGCCGGCGAGATCCAGGACCCCTTTTTCCTCAAGTCGCTGCAGATGGCCATCGACGGCCTGGAGGCCGAAGACCTCCGGCAGATGCTGGAAAGGGAGATTGAGTATATCCAGGGACGGCATGAGGATGGGGCGGATATCTTTGTCGCCATGGGAACCTATGCCCCGGCAATGGGGATGATCGGCACCCTGATCGGCCTGGTGCAGATGCTGCAGACCATGAACGATCCATCGACCATTGGCCCGGCCATGGCCGTGGCCCTGTTGACCACCTTTTACGGGGCGATCATCGCCAACGTCATCTGCATGCCGATTGCCGGCAAGCTGCGCAACCGGTCCCAGAAGGAGATTCTGCGCAAGACCCTGATCGTCGAGGGCATGCGCTGTGTGCTGGTGGGCGAGAATCCGCGGCTGATGGAACAGCGGCTCCATGTTTTTCTCGCCCCCAGGCTGCGGGAGAGCAGCTTCGGCAAAAAAGGATAGCCATGGCCAGGAAATCCAAAAAAGCGGCCCCCGGGGCCCCGGCATGGATGGTCACCTTCAGCGATATGGTGACCCTGCTGCTGACCTTTTTCGTACTCATGCTGTCGATGGCCAGCCTGGACAAGATGAAGTTCGAGGATGCGGCCGGTTCGCTGCGCAACGCCTTCGGGGTGATGAACGGGAGCAACATGACCGATATCACCAAACCCAAGGTGGTGGAGTTCGTACCGATCAGCGATGATTTTGTCAGCCGGCTCTACCAGCGGATGTTAACCGAGTTCAAGCGGCTGAAGATCGATGCGCGGATTACCCTGGTCAAGGACCGGGGCGCGGTGGTCCTGCGGGTCAACGAATCTCTGCTGTTCGCGCCCGGGCAGACGCGGCTCCGGCCCGAAGCCTACCCGGCCCTGGCCGACATCGCCAGGCTGGTGCAGGACCTGCCGCTTCACCTGCGGATCGAGGGCCATGCCGACAATACCCCGGTCCGGGCCGAGGGGGTCAGCAACTGGGACATCTCCGTGGCCCGGGCGGTCTCTGTTCTCAAATATTTTGTCAGCAAGCGGCTGTTGCCGCTGGATCGGCTTTCCGCGGTGGGCTACGGTTCGCAGCGACCGGTGGCGGCAGGAGACAGCGCCGAGGCCCGGGCGATGAACCGGCGGGTCGATTTTGTTCTGGAGAGTATCGGCGGCAACCGGGATGAGCTGCCCTACCTGATCAATGTCAAGGACCAGATGGCCTTTTAACCCGCATTTTTTCAATATCGAACAGGGAGATAACCATGGCTGAGGCAGCTGAGGCAGCGGTTGAGCAAAAGGGTGGCAAAAGGACAATGATCATCATCGGGGGGGTGGTGCTCCTGTTGATGATCGGTTGCGGGGCGGGCGGCTATTTTTTCGGGGTGAAGAACAGCGGCAAGGCCGCGGCAGCCGACGCCGCCGGGCTGGAACAGGCGTCCGGCACGGCGGCCGCGGCCAGCGCCGGCATCGGTTCGCTGCTGGCCATTGACGATATCATCGTCAACCTCCTTGACGATCGCGAGACCCGCTACCTCAAGGCGGCCATCACCCTGGAGCTGGACAGCCCGGCCGTGGCCGAGGAGGTCGAGCAGCGCAAGCCCCAGGTGCGCGATGCGGTTCTGCTGCTGATGAGCAGCAAGACCTTTGCCGAACTGCGCGACCTGCAGGGCAAGCTGCAGCTCCGGGCGGAACTGTTGGAGCGGATCAACGGGTTTCTGCAGACCGGCAAGGTGAAAACCATTTATTTTACCGATTTTGTCGTGCAATAGGGGGGAGCGTGGAACGGATCCTGAGCAAGGAAGAGATCGCCGAGCTTCTCTCGGCCGTTAAGGAGGGTGAGGTCGAGACCGGCAGCGGGCCGGAGGGCAACGACGGCGGGCGGAGCGTGGCCCGGCTGGACCTGGTCCGTCTGCCCGGTCCCGGGCACTGGAAGATTCCTAATCTCGATATCGTCCTTGAGGCCTTTGCCCGTCATTTTGCCGCCTCCCTGACCAACCGGCTGCAGCGGTCGGTGACCATCAAACTGGCGGAAATCGAGTCCGGCGAGTTTGAGCCGATCCTGGCGAAGCTGACCCCTTACGGGGCGATCGGCATCCTCAGCCTGGAGCCGTTCAAGTCCGGTGGACTGCTGATCTTTGACGAAAGGCTGGCCTTTGTGATGCTGGAGATGCAGTTGGGCGGGACCGCGGCGGGCAAGATGACAACCCTGAACCGGACCTTGACGACCATTGAGACCAATATCCTGTCGGCGATTATCAGCGATTGCTGTCCGGACCTGCAGAAGGCGTTCAGCGCCATTGAGCCGGTCCATGTCAAACTGCTCAAGGTTGAGAACAATCCGCGGCTGGTCAACATCGTTGAGCCGGACACCGGGGTCCTGGCCGCGGGTTTTACCGTGGATATCGACGAGTTTTCCGGACCCATGACCCTGGTCATTCCCCATGTGTCCCTGGAGCCGATGCGCGAGCGTCTGCGGGACACCATCCTGTCGCTTTCGTTCCAGCGCAGCGACGGCTGGTCAGCGCGTCTCCGGCAGGGGGTCGGCCAGTTGCACTCAACCGTGGCCGGCCAGGTCGCCGAGGTCAGGCTGCGGCTGCGCGATATCATCAACTTTCAGGTCGGCGACGTCATCGAGTTCAGCGCCCCCCGGAAC from Desulfobacterales bacterium harbors:
- a CDS encoding FliM/FliN family flagellar motor switch protein, which produces MERILSKEEIAELLSAVKEGEVETGSGPEGNDGGRSVARLDLVRLPGPGHWKIPNLDIVLEAFARHFAASLTNRLQRSVTIKLAEIESGEFEPILAKLTPYGAIGILSLEPFKSGGLLIFDERLAFVMLEMQLGGTAAGKMTTLNRTLTTIETNILSAIISDCCPDLQKAFSAIEPVHVKLLKVENNPRLVNIVEPDTGVLAAGFTVDIDEFSGPMTLVIPHVSLEPMRERLRDTILSLSFQRSDGWSARLRQGVGQLHSTVAGQVAEVRLRLRDIINFQVGDVIEFSAPRNSRIRVLVEGRHKFNGVAGVRNGGKAVRINEILLNGADNEPS
- a CDS encoding flagellar basal body-associated FliL family protein, which gives rise to MAEAAEAAVEQKGGKRTMIIIGGVVLLLMIGCGAGGYFFGVKNSGKAAAADAAGLEQASGTAAAASAGIGSLLAIDDIIVNLLDDRETRYLKAAITLELDSPAVAEEVEQRKPQVRDAVLLLMSSKTFAELRDLQGKLQLRAELLERINGFLQTGKVKTIYFTDFVVQ
- a CDS encoding flagellar hook assembly protein FlgD; this translates as MVVSVADIAPAGASSNGTIASGSILGKDQFLQLLVAQLQNQDPLKPLDPTEFTAQLAQFSSLEQLFSANESLSRMVQASRDNQELGRLSAVGLIGRRVEVAGADFHYRDTPVEFGYTLDAPAAAVRARILDSSGQVVAVLPQDQTGPGRHYSSWDGDGLAGRSLPPGDYRLQVERVDRESATAVPTRIRGVVAGVDLDSQGSILATSAGEFGLAEVVSVTD
- a CDS encoding flagellar hook protein FlgE; the encoded protein is MGILSSLYSGVSGLAINANAMSVIGNNIANNNTIGFKTGRMLFSDLLSSSVSGSGGTSQVGRGVGFSCIDNIFSQGTLENTEQNTDLAIEGDGFFMVKEPITGGTLYTRAGAFRFNADGYLTNPEGLHVQGYALNSLGNISGALTDIQVDTMSLSAPKETENIALATNLDSGAPYLGPFDVLDPSNTSNYANSLNIYDSLGNAHLLQTYFTKMDPATNPLEWEWNATVDGAELGGAAGPVVVGSGTLLFDINGEMTAANPPTQSTLAGVLTWDNNSDQTQQLDLTFKTTQYSSASVVISQSQDGYTTGSIAQLSIDNQGNVLGNYSNGQPRKLFQLALARFSNPAGLVKQGNNMFADGTESGNAIVGTVGSGIGKIFTNALEQSNVDIAQEFINMITVQRGFQASSKIITTTDEMLNDLINLKR
- a CDS encoding MotA/TolQ/ExbB proton channel family protein, translating into MDLSTLLGIVASFTLMILAILSGGSIFLFFNVPSVIIVVGATIGSTFIHYPFRDIFGAAAVCKKAFFHREPTLRETVAQLVRFAGKARKEGILALQEVAGEIQDPFFLKSLQMAIDGLEAEDLRQMLEREIEYIQGRHEDGADIFVAMGTYAPAMGMIGTLIGLVQMLQTMNDPSTIGPAMAVALLTTFYGAIIANVICMPIAGKLRNRSQKEILRKTLIVEGMRCVLVGENPRLMEQRLHVFLAPRLRESSFGKKG
- a CDS encoding flagellar motor protein MotB, with the translated sequence MARKSKKAAPGAPAWMVTFSDMVTLLLTFFVLMLSMASLDKMKFEDAAGSLRNAFGVMNGSNMTDITKPKVVEFVPISDDFVSRLYQRMLTEFKRLKIDARITLVKDRGAVVLRVNESLLFAPGQTRLRPEAYPALADIARLVQDLPLHLRIEGHADNTPVRAEGVSNWDISVARAVSVLKYFVSKRLLPLDRLSAVGYGSQRPVAAGDSAEARAMNRRVDFVLESIGGNRDELPYLINVKDQMAF
- a CDS encoding flagellar hook-length control protein FliK, coding for MLATEAGVRPTGPAGPALLEADGLGPGCPESSSDDRGPVEFDPAGPLAPGLIAAGREIAPVSGSVAAATVLPGPAEGHDRSRPLAETAPNPGSVAAAVLPGPAAGDDRSRPLVETAPNPGPVAAATVLPGPAAGHDRSRPVTNDITRPLQSRIAGAAIPLLFSRDFNGAMTPAALNSQGERHSSPFAAGLAGESGKDNILTSGHDSLSALEVARRVMENDYPASAVAGSLNRPQSGRPARSGFPLQPLPAGTGHLAGPFPPPTVAGSSAGVTLLSGVQPADGARPALVPGNVPSGHGPAPGQRNQIDAAVFQAAGDSPARRLGTPPTPVPTVAGLESRPAGPFEQAPRPAGEEPPGPAGRELTTVLPAAAALSGNGPRPGPGPAHPPLHPNHGLTGPDRRIIDQLVNRVIFSRSNQGTSLVLTLHPRELGEVRIELVADKDGLQAHLYSRNQQVQDVLERHLPRLREAFEQQGLKIHDLQVGGDARRDADTGSRPDQGPSYYSRPGVAPAVAAANRAEPDRPVEPFPVATGWSGVSGFSLRI